AATAATGTTAGTCTAAAAGAATATGATCCAGTAAGTAGTTCCATCAAAAAGTGTCCTGCACCTGCATTGCTGCTGCTCTTCCTCCAGGCAGTCACATTGCCCTGATTACTGTTGCTCCCACCAGCGCTGACTTTCACCCCTTGCTGCAGCGGACGTGGCACCCCCTGCTTAGCTGGCCTGCTGCTCAACGCTGCCGCTGTCACGGCACTCTGCAGCTGGGTGGAGGAAGGGTAGGAATCGGAGGTGAATATGTGATGCCAGATGGTCAGAACACCAGAGAAATGCAGCGATACGGTGACCACGATTGTCTACGAGGTAGCGTTTACCTGCTTAATGGCAGAATGATGGCCTGTCACCGATCTGTGCGGCATGGCGGCCCTGACCTGCTTGTACTGGTGAGACACAAGCACCTCACTTTTGGACATCGACGGAGAGGAAGAGGTGGTTTTGGAGATGGGCGTGGCGGAGGAAGTGGTGGCCTGCTGGAGGATGCGCTGTTCAATCTCCTGCTCCTGCTGCAGCGCCTTGACAAAAGCCGCCTTAAGCCGGCTGGTGTGCTCGGCCTTGAGTGCCTTCTTCTGATTGGATGACATGCACTGGTTACACAGGATGGTCCCGGCCTTCTCCTTCCTCCAGCGAGAGGTGAAATCAGTTTTACACTGGGTGCATGTGTACGGGTCTTTGGGAATTGAGCTAGACATGCCGGCTGCAGGGCCTAGATTGCCTATGggtgggaaaataaattattaaaacatggCATACACCTCAAATGCAAGAGAGCaccagtgtcaaactcaaggcccggaggccaaatctggcccgccacatgattttatatggcccgcTAAACCAAATGTAGAgtatcaatttccatgattcttgtaaaaaattgtaccaaaattttaaattgtcaaatgataaagttgagttattacaagcaattttgtgttaccaaatgtgaatagttgaaaaacacattagcgcattttccgcattataaggcgcaccttcaatgaatggcatattctaaaacttttttcatatataagtcgaaccgcattataaggcgcatagaattgacgctacagtagaggctggggttacgttaggcatccattagatggagctgtactaaaggctcaatatttatccatatataaggcgcaccgtcatcttttgagaaaattaaaggcttttaggtgcaccttatagtggttgatttctgattccaaaatcgatgatgtaaatatttttgttccacagtcacaacagccctctgagggaaaccggaataacaatgtggcccgcgagaaaaatgactttgacacccttGCAATAGAGAATAAAAAGGTTGACCCACCTCGACCAAGCATGTCAAGGAGTTTTTGCACCACTTCCTCCAACCCCAACAAGTAGATGAACTCGTTATTGGCAGCTGAAGGCAAGAAGTTGAACTCGGGGGCAGGAGGTTTGGGCGGCGGGATTTCCAGCAGCGTCTTCTCCAGCTGCTTGCGAAGTGCGAGCTTGGCGGCGGCCTGGCGGCTGGCAGGCGAGTCGTTGATGCCAGAGTTTGGTGACGCTGAAGAGCCCTTAATGCCCGTTGGTGACGCCTTAATACAACAATAGAGCCCATGTGAGTGATGACACGTAAATTCTTCTAAAATCTTGACAGTTatccagtggaaaaaaaaaaaagatcaagtaGTGGTGGGCAAAATTTTGTACACAAGATTCACATTTGCTATTAAAACTGATGGATTGGCCATGTCATTCATACAGAGgtggaaaaaagtgaaaatgtatctgaaaaaaaatacttattacATTTCATAAAATAGATGATAAACATCTGCAAAACTGTCAATTTTATTACTATTTTGAATAGTACcattcacaaaaaaatccattaaattAGACTgaaaaaattgcattaaaaaacaCCTTGAACTAAccaattttcagaaaaaaattctacattaaTGAAACAACAATCATGAGATTCTTGATACTGTAAATCATCGCTAAGCCAGTTTAaagaagagtattttttttcttatttttacaaCCAAGGGGTCTAAAGAGAGAAATCATACAGTACCATATTCAAACAAGCCTCCAACAACATACAAGTCACTTGTAAACAAGTAGTGCtatatttgtttacattttactttttaacaaTGTTCAACTCATTTTAACACCTATCGAAGACATAAGATTggacagtttctttttttttttttttttaatggtgatcCTGAAAACTCGAGTTTTAGACAAATTATTTCCGTTTCCATTACTTCTCATTTTCTCATGGGAAAACATGGTTTCAACCTTAAGAGGCACCGTAAATGCTTGGGTTGTATtctcacctgtgggatgttgacCAAGATATTACTGTTGGCCACATTAGCTACCCGAATGAGGCCCTGCTGAATGATCCTCTGTCCCTGGACCTGGACATTTGGCACAGAGGCCCTGGGAGCCAGCAGCAGCGGAGGAGGGCCCGAGCCTccgtgctgctgctgttgctgacGTAGGCTGGCGATCTGCTGGGGAGTCACAGTAACAGGCTGATTGCAGCCAAATGCAGAAACAGacaaaacgcaaaaaaaaaaaaaaaaaaaaaaaaaaagggggacaaGAGCCAGAGAAGTGAGCAGAGTCGGGACAAGAAACGCAGTGCAGTACATCAGCAGCAAAGAATATTGGGAGGACCAACCTGAGCTCCTCTGACTAGTGGGGGCATGGCCGTCTGGGAGCTGTGTTTGGACGGAACGTGCTGACCTCCCCGCACCAGAGGTGGAGGGATCACCGTCCCTGAGCTGCGACCCATTACCTGTTAATTAGGaaaatggtaaatggactgcacttatACCATTCTTTATCTACACTATCACAGTGCCCCCAAATGCTTTACAGAGCCTCACGTtcacccacccacacacccaTGGGTGGCTGCTGCCATGCAAGGTGCTGGtccactgggatttgaaccagcaACCCTTAGGCCACTGGATGACCCGCTCTAACTACTGAGCCACAGCCACCCATAAACATCACGCCTGTCAACATAAATTTTGCTATACCAAGTATGTAGGATATACATGTAACATGATAAACATGCAACAGAGGTTGATGTGACAAATCCACGAGTTTACTTTAATACCCTGCATGGAGGTTTATCGTTTGAGGTCGACTAATTGCTCATCATGTGTTTTCGGCATTTTGTCTTCCAATTGGCTAATTTATAGAGGACTTTCGACTCCCGTCTGCTGCTTGCATTGAATTACCGTAATtactggcctacaagccgcaacttttttcacacgctttcaaccctgcggtttatgagttttttctaacggccgcaagggggcattcgagcggaaaagataagaatgagagtggtggaatatatgtgccgaggaaatgacttttaccggctctgttggcgctgcgctaacgttgttgctgtgctagcgtgttgctgctgtgttactggcgtgtctcagtgattatttactggtaagttttattttaaccagccctgttagcactaacGCGGCATAAGTGCTACctttagcgccgcactagcgttaaactctgtgtaccatctttctttgtaaatatcttgtttcaatgtaggctcttgcggcttttacacagctgcggcctgtaccaaatggtatttcctttacaaatgtcctcggtgaggcttgtaaccaggtgcgcgccGTAGGCCGCAAAGTACGGTAAATGTCCTGTGTAACAGTGAAATGTCCAGCCAACAAGGCAACACAGTCTTCACAAGTCTGTGCAGATCAAAGAGCACAAAAACACGCTTGTTGTGAATAAGTTATAAATAAAtagttatataataataataatttatataaataaatagttaTAAATAAGCCTTGCTGACTTCGGCTATTTCACTTGCCACTAGTCTTAAGAGTCATACACCAACAGTACCTCAGGACAAGCAGCAAGGAATGAAGACACTAAAGAGTGAGACTATTCATAGAACTTCTATAGTACAACAAACACTGCGACACAACATTGTTGCTTCACAAAACTGATGTATGGAAGCTGCAAGCGTGTATAaagattttacaaaaacaaagtagGCCAGTAGACCGGCACCgtacaaaatatacaataaagaCTCAATTGAAATAGAAACTGTGAAAAAGAGAAAtcgttcatttttttggggaccagGTTATGTTGTCCCATTTTACGACATGCTATGCTATTGATTACTGAACACAAAATGAGATCGGCTTGTTGGACAAAATCACAACAACAGTCAGCTGAATGGTGAGTTGTATTTTtacccatttattttttatttgtctgtGTTGGTCCGTTGAAATATGAAAAGGTTGTTGATTGGTTGTacttatctaaaaaaataatctaattaACATTAGGATTAATCGATTTTGACTTGAGTTTGATCACATGTAAATCGACTAACATAAAGCTGCAGTTTTTCAACTGTTCTATACCGTACGACGACCATTTGCTGTAGTGTGTACCTGAAGGGGTCCTTTGCTTGATGTAATGCTACCTCGCACCAGAGGAGGGGGAGTCGCCACAGAACCAGATGCCTTGGAACAGAGAGTAAACAAAAGTCTGTCATTAATTAACAACAATCATGCAAGAATCATACAAATTCTCATCAGTGAAGCCTCATATCTTTATATTAGACATGGATCACCTAATGAACTGTTGGTCTGTCTGTGTGTCAAAAGGCTGGCATCAGCTGATCCACAACACAAGCCTCCGGGGCTTTATCAAGAGCCAAAATAGCTCAGTGGACGACTCAAACGTCAGATATTAATCTCCTGACCCGGTTTGAACTTGAGtctccctttttatttttattttttgttttaccttcTGAGCTGTGCTCTCCTTTTGGATCTGGCTCTGTCGTAGCTTCTTGAGCAGCACCAACTTGGCTTCTTGGAGTCTTAGCTCTTCTTTGAGCTGTTTGATGATTTGCTCCCGCTCCTCGGGAGAACTCCTCTGCACAAGGGAAAGCGAGATAAAATCATATTCC
Above is a genomic segment from Syngnathoides biaculeatus isolate LvHL_M chromosome 7, ASM1980259v1, whole genome shotgun sequence containing:
- the gatad2ab gene encoding GATA zinc finger domain containing 2Ab; translated protein: MSEEAVRQTRSQKRAMERDSTVDMDSKRVKVEKGDPDRSPLDLDGAEAEEVKLKSEQSAKLAASILKTGEVKATIKVEVQTRDEPVDMSTSKSEIKRECQPPSPDDVIVLSDNEPSSPLMNGHCFTKTDTEKLMRSSPEEREQIIKQLKEELRLQEAKLVLLKKLRQSQIQKESTAQKASGSVATPPPLVRGSITSSKGPLQVMGRSSGTVIPPPLVRGGQHVPSKHSSQTAMPPLVRGAQPVTVTPQQIASLRQQQQQHGGSGPPPLLLAPRASVPNVQVQGQRIIQQGLIRVANVANSNILVNIPQASPTGIKGSSASPNSGINDSPASRQAAAKLALRKQLEKTLLEIPPPKPPAPEFNFLPSAANNEFIYLLGLEEVVQKLLDMLGRGNLGPAAGMSSSIPKDPYTCTQCKTDFTSRWRKEKAGTILCNQCMSSNQKKALKAEHTSRLKAAFVKALQQEQEIEQRILQQATTSSATPISKTTSSSPSMSKSEVLVSHQYKQVRAAMPHRSVTGHHSAIKQLQSAVTAAALSSRPAKQGVPRPLQQGVKVSAGGSNSNQGNVTAWRKSSSNAGVTMAYVNPSLSAHKTTSSVERQREYLLDMIPSRSISQAANTWK